One genomic segment of Actinoplanes ianthinogenes includes these proteins:
- a CDS encoding carbohydrate ABC transporter permease, giving the protein MTTLEALRPKRPGGRPAWEEKPTLIGRFGKGVVITVVVLAVLIPLWVVVVTSLSSTDTINAAGGYVFLPREVNPSAYVVIFSGGQVTDAVLVSTIVTLIGTALSLTVTVLAAYGLSRAGTLFHRPILFYFLLTFLIYPGMIPSYLVVTGLGLKDNLLALVVPAAVSAFNLVVLRAFFMGIPQELFDSARIDGAGEFRILVRIVLPLSKAVTAVVGLFYAVGYWNTFFNAVLYIDRNDLQPVQRVLQQFILAGQSPTNATSGVVLPGIGYSAPPNLAIKMAVVVVTLIPALIVYPFVQRHFTKGVIVGAVKG; this is encoded by the coding sequence ATGACCACACTCGAGGCTCTGCGACCGAAGCGCCCCGGCGGACGGCCGGCGTGGGAGGAGAAGCCCACCCTGATCGGCCGGTTCGGCAAGGGTGTGGTGATCACCGTGGTGGTGCTGGCCGTGCTGATCCCGCTCTGGGTCGTGGTGGTCACCAGCCTCTCCTCGACCGACACGATCAACGCGGCCGGCGGTTACGTCTTCCTGCCGCGCGAGGTCAACCCGTCCGCCTACGTGGTGATCTTCTCGGGCGGCCAGGTCACCGACGCGGTGCTGGTCAGCACGATCGTGACGCTGATCGGCACGGCGCTCAGCCTGACCGTGACCGTGCTCGCCGCGTACGGCCTGTCCCGGGCCGGCACGCTGTTCCACCGGCCGATCCTGTTCTACTTCCTGCTGACCTTCCTGATCTACCCCGGCATGATCCCCAGTTACCTGGTGGTCACCGGCCTGGGCCTGAAGGACAACCTGCTGGCCCTGGTGGTGCCGGCCGCGGTGAGCGCGTTCAACCTGGTGGTGCTCCGGGCGTTCTTCATGGGCATCCCGCAGGAGCTGTTCGACAGCGCCCGGATCGACGGCGCCGGCGAGTTCCGGATCCTGGTCCGGATCGTGCTGCCGCTCTCCAAGGCGGTCACCGCGGTGGTCGGCCTGTTCTACGCGGTCGGTTACTGGAACACGTTCTTCAACGCCGTCCTGTACATCGACCGCAACGACCTCCAGCCGGTGCAGCGGGTCCTCCAGCAGTTCATCCTGGCCGGCCAGTCGCCGACCAACGCCACCTCGGGCGTGGTGCTCCCCGGCATCGGGTACTCCGCCCCGCCGAACCTGGCCATCAAGATGGCCGTCGTGGTGGTCACCCTGATCCCGGCCCTGATCGTCTACCCGTTCGTCCAGCGCCACTTCACCAAGGGCGTGATCGTCGGCGCGGTCAAGGGCTGA
- a CDS encoding ABC transporter permease gives MCVPAMLLLAVFHYLPALGNVIAFQDYNPFAGDSPLDAFLSSEWIGFGNFQYLFESPSFWEAVRNTLAITAFQLVFYFPVPILLAILLNGIMSPRLRSFVQSVVYLPHFFSWVLVVSLFQMMLGGAGLIAQTARDHGMTAPDFMTDPDTFYFLITSQAIWKDAGWGMIVFLAALVAIDPSLYEASAADGAGRMRRFWHITLPGLRPVIVLLLILRLGDALNVGFEQFYLQREAVGRDAAEVLDTYVYYQGIGVQQWGVGAAAGLFKALVGLLLILGANKIAHRLGEQGIYSKS, from the coding sequence ATGTGCGTCCCGGCCATGCTGCTGCTGGCGGTGTTCCACTACCTGCCGGCGCTCGGCAACGTCATCGCGTTCCAGGACTACAACCCGTTCGCCGGCGACTCCCCGCTGGACGCGTTCCTGTCCAGCGAGTGGATCGGGTTCGGCAACTTCCAGTACCTGTTCGAGAGCCCGTCGTTCTGGGAGGCGGTCCGCAACACCCTCGCCATCACGGCCTTCCAGCTGGTGTTCTACTTCCCCGTCCCGATCCTGCTGGCGATCCTGCTGAACGGCATCATGTCGCCGCGGCTGCGGTCGTTCGTGCAGAGCGTGGTCTACCTGCCGCACTTCTTCAGCTGGGTGCTGGTGGTCTCGCTGTTCCAGATGATGCTCGGCGGGGCCGGGCTGATCGCGCAGACCGCGCGGGACCACGGGATGACCGCGCCCGACTTCATGACCGACCCGGACACGTTCTACTTCCTGATCACCTCGCAGGCGATCTGGAAGGACGCCGGCTGGGGCATGATCGTCTTTCTGGCCGCGCTGGTCGCCATCGACCCCTCGCTCTACGAGGCGTCCGCGGCCGACGGCGCCGGGCGGATGCGCCGGTTCTGGCACATCACGCTGCCGGGCCTGCGCCCGGTCATCGTGCTGCTGCTGATCCTGCGGCTGGGCGACGCGCTCAACGTCGGCTTCGAGCAGTTCTATCTGCAACGCGAGGCGGTCGGGCGCGACGCCGCCGAGGTGCTCGACACCTACGTCTACTACCAGGGCATCGGCGTGCAGCAGTGGGGCGTCGGCGCGGCCGCGGGCCTGTTCAAGGCGCTGGTCGGCCTGCTGCTCATCCTGGGCGCCAACAAGATCGCCCACCGGCTCGGCGAGCAAGGGATCTACTCCAAGTCATGA
- a CDS encoding extracellular solute-binding protein yields MGASTSRRTFLGLAGLGAASLAMGCSKKPTTAGGATNAEEAAGVVPVFQDSGLVKPDVAGIRPMADGYTRYPASLVDAITGKAITSGKPVSAVTPWWGPAPPSSNKYVEAVGADLGGTITFSVQDGNTYGDKLNTMLGARDVPELTCIPGWEINKLARFSDGVHVLFEDLTPYLAGDKATAYPLLAGLDTAAWKDSVWGGKLMGVPFPTDSPYPTALFIRKDVADQRGIAAPTDLDSLYEFGKKFTNPDKGEWAFGDIFQEVLQICGNPGSQNGWFKTADGKVMHRYETPEYRRAVEWMARIYSEKLIHPDLAGSKGGDVTTLFKGGKIFSYATGLGSWKETQREKTREGKGFDMQAVKVFGADASTPPVRWQGTPSIMWTFVRKGLGQDRTQELLRVLNYTAAPFGTKEWELQNYGVEGTHFTRDASGAPKTNETFTKEFANQFIFLGGRPAVVVSDPDLPTYAQDLVGWGNDATKYLEKNPWAGIKVEVPSAQAAIQQPTDDKITDILRGRRPLADYDKVIQEWKAAGGDAARDFYAKVLADNGR; encoded by the coding sequence GTGGGCGCGTCTACGAGCAGGCGGACATTCCTCGGCCTGGCCGGCCTCGGCGCGGCCAGCCTGGCGATGGGATGCAGCAAGAAGCCGACCACCGCCGGTGGGGCCACCAACGCCGAGGAGGCCGCCGGCGTGGTGCCGGTGTTCCAGGACTCCGGCCTGGTCAAGCCGGACGTGGCGGGCATCCGCCCGATGGCCGACGGCTACACCAGGTACCCGGCGAGCCTGGTCGACGCGATCACCGGCAAGGCGATCACCTCCGGCAAGCCGGTCAGCGCGGTCACCCCGTGGTGGGGCCCCGCCCCGCCGTCGTCCAACAAGTACGTCGAGGCGGTCGGCGCCGACCTGGGCGGGACGATCACGTTCAGCGTGCAGGACGGCAACACCTACGGCGACAAGCTCAACACCATGCTGGGTGCCCGGGACGTGCCCGAGCTGACCTGCATCCCGGGCTGGGAGATCAACAAGCTGGCCCGGTTCTCGGACGGGGTGCACGTGCTCTTCGAGGACCTGACGCCGTACCTGGCCGGGGACAAGGCGACCGCGTACCCGCTGCTGGCCGGCCTGGACACCGCCGCCTGGAAGGACTCGGTCTGGGGCGGCAAGCTGATGGGCGTCCCGTTCCCCACCGACTCGCCGTACCCGACCGCGCTGTTCATCCGCAAGGACGTCGCCGATCAGCGGGGCATCGCCGCGCCGACCGACCTCGACTCGCTCTACGAGTTCGGCAAGAAGTTCACCAACCCGGACAAGGGCGAGTGGGCGTTCGGCGACATCTTCCAGGAGGTGCTGCAGATCTGCGGCAACCCCGGCTCGCAGAACGGCTGGTTCAAGACCGCCGACGGCAAGGTCATGCACCGCTACGAGACCCCCGAGTACCGGCGCGCCGTCGAGTGGATGGCCCGGATCTACTCCGAGAAACTGATCCATCCCGACCTGGCCGGCAGCAAGGGCGGTGACGTGACGACGCTGTTCAAGGGCGGGAAGATCTTTTCGTACGCGACGGGCCTGGGCTCCTGGAAGGAGACGCAGCGGGAGAAGACCCGCGAGGGCAAGGGCTTCGACATGCAGGCCGTGAAGGTCTTCGGCGCGGACGCGAGCACGCCGCCGGTGCGCTGGCAGGGCACCCCGTCGATCATGTGGACCTTCGTGCGGAAGGGGCTCGGCCAGGACCGGACCCAGGAGTTGCTACGGGTGCTCAACTACACCGCGGCGCCGTTCGGCACCAAGGAGTGGGAGCTGCAGAACTACGGCGTCGAGGGCACCCACTTCACCCGCGACGCGAGCGGCGCCCCGAAGACGAACGAGACCTTCACCAAGGAGTTCGCCAACCAGTTCATCTTCCTCGGCGGCCGCCCCGCCGTGGTGGTCAGCGACCCGGACCTGCCGACCTACGCGCAGGACCTGGTCGGCTGGGGCAACGACGCCACCAAGTACCTGGAGAAGAACCCGTGGGCGGGGATCAAGGTCGAGGTGCCGAGCGCGCAGGCGGCGATCCAGCAGCCCACCGACGACAAGATCACCGACATCCTGCGCGGCCGGCGCCCGCTCGCCGATTACGACAAGGTGATCCAGGAGTGGAAGGCGGCCGGCGGCGACGCGGCCCGCGACTTCTACGCCAAGGTGCTGGCGGACAACGGGCGATGA
- a CDS encoding ROK family transcriptional regulator: MTTTRAEPQPAGFADVRTTNLAVVLRHLRAHGPSSRAAIAAETGLTKATVSSLTGDLIEHRLLRETGPSGNRIGRPATVLALDGSAYASIGMQIAPDQLTALAVDYSGAQLLLWHRATAGTTAEIVALAQRAASRVRQQGRHVLGLTLAVPGDLPVSGADLRDRVAGSLRRKDLVVTVAGSATLAALAEQRLGGQRDLAYISGAAGLEAGLIIDGNPVRGGRLGRSVLGPAGTPTLADRAGIASLVRRALPDVDPEALTDLGSAVETVAVRARAGDVTAGKAVEHAGGYLGQGLALLANLIGPEVFVLGDHYATLAEWLAPAAARELERHAPTPIVASTLGLHAAALGGAVSHLHQVDIGRLPDNDR, from the coding sequence GTGACCACCACACGGGCGGAACCTCAGCCGGCCGGCTTCGCCGACGTGCGCACCACCAACCTCGCGGTGGTGCTGCGTCACCTGCGTGCGCACGGCCCCAGCTCGCGGGCCGCGATCGCCGCGGAGACCGGGCTGACCAAGGCGACCGTCTCCAGCCTGACCGGCGACCTGATCGAGCACCGGCTGCTGCGCGAGACCGGCCCGAGCGGGAACCGGATCGGGCGCCCGGCCACCGTGCTGGCCCTGGACGGCTCGGCGTACGCGTCGATCGGCATGCAGATCGCCCCGGACCAGCTCACCGCGCTCGCCGTCGACTACTCCGGCGCGCAACTGCTGCTGTGGCACCGGGCGACCGCCGGCACCACGGCCGAGATCGTCGCGCTCGCCCAGCGTGCCGCGTCCCGGGTGCGCCAGCAGGGCCGGCATGTTCTCGGTCTGACCCTCGCGGTGCCCGGCGACCTGCCGGTCAGCGGCGCCGACCTGCGGGACCGGGTGGCCGGGTCGCTGCGGCGCAAGGATCTGGTGGTCACGGTCGCCGGCTCCGCCACGCTGGCCGCGCTCGCCGAGCAGCGCCTCGGCGGGCAGCGCGACCTGGCGTACATCTCGGGTGCGGCCGGCCTGGAAGCCGGCCTGATCATCGACGGCAACCCGGTGCGGGGCGGCCGGCTCGGGCGCTCCGTGCTCGGCCCGGCGGGCACCCCGACGCTGGCCGACCGGGCCGGCATCGCCTCGCTGGTCCGGCGGGCCCTGCCGGATGTCGATCCGGAGGCTCTGACCGACCTCGGTTCCGCGGTGGAGACGGTGGCCGTCCGCGCCCGGGCCGGCGACGTGACCGCCGGCAAGGCCGTGGAGCACGCCGGCGGCTACCTGGGCCAGGGCCTGGCGCTGCTGGCGAACCTCATCGGCCCGGAGGTGTTCGTGCTCGGCGATCACTATGCGACGCTCGCCGAGTGGCTGGCCCCGGCCGCCGCCCGGGAACTGGAGCGGCACGCGCCGACCCCGATCGTCGCGTCCACCCTGGGCCTGCACGCGGCCGCGCTCGGCGGCGCGGTGTCCCATCTTCATCAGGTCGACATCGGGCGACTCCCCGATAACGATCGATGA